The nucleotide sequence atcaaATAAAGGAGGTCGATATAAAGAAGATGCCTTTGTAAAAatgggattcattaattggaaaaatgctttagaaagatttaatttgCATAATGGTGTCATAGATAGTTGTCGCAATCATGCTAGAGTACGGTTTGAATCTTTTCAAGATCAAAGACATAGTGTTTCAAATATATTACGAGCACATGGGCGAGATATAGAGGTTTCTTATCGTACCCGTTTAACAACAATGTTGAATGTTACGCAATTTCTTTTGAAGCAGGGGTTGTCTTTCCGTGGACATGATGAGTCAAGTAATTCTTTAAATAGAGGAAACTTTCTTGAATTGCTTCAATGGTACAGTCAACGAAATAAGGAAGTTTCAAAGGTTGTTAATCAAAATGCTCCCGGAAACAATCAAATGATTTCTCCAGCAATTCAAAAAGACCTTACGCGTGCTTGTGCCTCTGAGATAACACTTTCTATAATCGAAGATATTGGAAACAATGTTTTCTCCTTAATGGTTGATGAATCTCGAGACATTTCAGTGAAGGAGCAAATGAGAGTTGTTTTGAGATATGTTAACAAAAGAGGACAGGTGATTGAACGATTCCTTGCAATTGTACATGTATCTGACACTAGCTCTCGTTCTTTCAAGGATGCTATCGATGCTTTATTTGTGAAACATGGATTATCATTATCTAGACTGAgaggtcaaggatatgatggagCTTCAAATATGCGGGGTGAATTCAATGGGTTGAAATCTCTCATTTTGCAAGAAAATCCATATGCAAGGTATATTCATTGTTTTTCTCACCAATTACAGTTAGTTATTATTGCTGTTGCCAAGAGTAATCTCAATGCAAGTGATTTTTTTAACTATGTTACTATGATTGTCAATACGACGGGAGCATCAAGTAAAAGGAGAGATCAACTTAGGCAAATTGAACATAATAGGATTGTTGCAATGTTGGAGGGTGGAGACATTAGTACGGGCAGTGGcaaaaatcaagaaactaatTTAGTAAGGTCAGGAGACACTCGTTAGGGATCACACTACTTGACATTGAGTCGTCTATTATCTATGTGACCTTCAGTGATACAAGTGTTGGAGAATATTTGTGATGATTCTAGTTCTTTTGATAGTAGAGGGGTTGCCAAAAGTTTGATTCAGAAAATGGAGAATTATGAGTTTATTTTCATATTGCACTTGATGAAGATGATATTGGGAATGACACATGAGTTGTCACTTGTGTTACAATAAAAGGATCAAAATATTGTCCAAGCCATAAGTTTGATTGAGAGTGTGAAAGATCAATTTCAAATATTTAGGGAAGACGGATGACATACAATTACAGATAAAGTCAACACATTTTGTGAGTTGAATGAGATCCCAGTGCCGGATATGAAAGAcaattgtttgattggtggtcGTAGTAGACGTAGAAGGCAAGCCATCGCCAATTTACATTATTATCGTGTGGAGATTTTCTAtcaggtattatttctaaaaaagaaaatttattattattatattcatcaataagatttttttacttattaattattattcttgcaaattacaatgtTAGGTTGTTGATTCAGTTATACAAGAGATAATACTCGTTTTTCAGTAGTTGGCACAGAATTACTTAGTTGTATAACATGTCTTCATCCAAGAAATTCtttttttgaattcaatgttcAGAAACTTGTTCGACTTTGTGATTTATATCCTGAGGACTTCTCAACAAATGATTGTATAGTTATTGAACAACAACTTCAGAATTTCATTCATAATATACGACAGGATCCAAATTTTTCTAGAATTGAAGATTTGGGGAGTTTTGCTCAGAAAATTATTGAAACTCTAAAAAATCAAGTTTATCCATTGGTTTATCGTCTGATTGAGATGACATTAGTTTTACCAGTTGCGACCACTTCTGTTGAAAGAGAATTTTCTACGatgaagactgatttacgtaacAGAATGGGAGACGAGTGGATGAATGACAGTCTAGTTGTATACATCGAGAAAGATATCTTTTCAACAATTGAAAATGAGCAAATATTGTAGCGTTTTCAAAAGATGAAAAGCCGCTGAATGCAATTGCCTCTTCTTTCTTATGCAACGACCACCTGATATGTCACCAAGTGTTAACCAATACTTCAATAAGCAATAGCCTAATTACAAtttattaatttagtattttatctttttatggtgtcaaatttaactttttgttattaaatatatttattatgttaCAAAAGATATTCTGTTAGCCCTCGTTAAAATTTATTTCTGGATCCGCCCCTGACCATGGGAGAAtttgtgattagatcacaactagtgattatctgtacatgtgtaattatgaatatattgaaatttttctagtcatcgaattgatgtATTCGGACACCATCAATTATGTAAAACTAGCACAGGTTATACTCTTTGGTTCtgccaagcagctattttctcactggctggagacattgaaatgtcgagagttaaacgtggatgttggCTAtcgtaactagttcattagagtgactcgctgtaagatttcatatggttctctatatatatatatatatatatatatatatatatatatatatgcgaaGTTCTTACTACAGCACGAGTGCAaatttccttcaacttgaggtatacaagtcatcttgatcatggagacttatactttgatatcttaagcaagcatctcattgagatgtggacccgggatgattgggtataagttgaagtaccCGAATAtttttggatagcccacagaggattcaccgctccttgcgaggagatgtataccctatggttactcgttaggattattactcaaagtctttagtcaaagcatcacatgttaagagtgcgagactcttgtacatatGTACAAATAATTTGAATCCGCAGAATGAGAAAATATTACTTAGgataggtgtgacgtagtcaaccTAGTAGGGATAAGATACATAGTATTTATTAGATGAATGTCATTTTAGATTGAACTTGGATGATATTGTTAGTTTAATTCGATCGATGACATCAAATTATAATttttgataataaaaataaatcagaaataTTTGAATAAGGATAATAATTTATTCAAACCTTTCTGATTTCTCAAACAACTCAAGTGAGTTGCCTCCCAAGGTATTCAtggtggcaaaagatgaatacgttcgcctccagcgcccccgccaatccgtTCCAGggttaacacggaggaggtaaatcacgggcggctaccagcctttggaataatgactagcacataagggaagtatttacctcgactttgtcgagattcaaaTTCCAGACCTCATGATGTCATGATGACAAGCCTCCCAAGGTATTCATGCTCTCTCTAACTTTTGTGAATAATTTTGTTGTGTGAAATTCTGATGGTCAACCTACACAACGATTGCTCCTTTAAAAGAGATTTGCGTGGGATCCTTAgggattttaaatttcaaattatggaTGATTATTAATCAATATCCGTGATTACTATAATCACTTATTTACATTCCATAATTAAATATCCATTGACGTACAATTATGTCCATTAACATATTGTAGAGATTAAAATAGATATTGATAAAATCCTTTACTACAAAGTTACAATCTTATCCTTTCAACCACACTATATTCCATATGGGTTATTGTCAAAATGAATTTACCCATAATTTTCATAACTCATTTGGactctaaaaatttttgaaacaatttTTATATATAACTATAAATATAAATGATTTAAAATAGCCGGCTGGTTTTCTTTGGGTCCAGTCAATAATGGAAATTGAATTGAATATACTCTCTTTAATGAAAAATGGCGGATTCCTTGTTGAgcatttatataatttaattatcacATACACGACCCAATAAATCTGTATATATCTTTTGTTAGCATCCTATAAGATAGTTTTGGTGTGATGAATTAAATTAGGTTAGATTTTATTAGTATTTAACCTCTATGTCTAAGTGTTCAgaaatttaggagcacaggaagtcgaacgaaagatgcagctagcgagaaggacgacacataCGAGAGTCGacaagctcggtgcatccgaagaatgaggtgctgcgaaagaatACGCGGGCGGAATGAGGAGGCGCtcgacattttcgagggacgagaagccggagcggaagactgctagAAGActagaaaatgagttcgggtgagccctattccaaatgactgagatcacccaagcgagcggagccgcaGCAGAAGACTTGGACCAATGCGAGCAGAATCGGAGCAAAAGAGTCGggaccaaaaaagtcaacaaaatgttgactttttggGTCAGGGCACTCggacttggtccaggcgcccggacgaaTGTGACGTGGTTATCCCCCTCCAGGGACCTGAAACCCTTCCAGATGCCCCGACTagtgctataaatacaaccctagtcCCAGAAGGTCAtgcaacacttgtaattgattccatttgaatttagctttgcattttgagtgctttaattgctataagaggcttcttcgcctgaaggagacattagtgagcttttcatcttccttagattaacaacctccccggttgtaaccaagtaaaccttttgtgcctcttcctttctttatttagtctcttatttattttatgcaagtgttgattcttataaagttataaagttcgaggaaggttcattttcctttgcagggctattcacctcccttcTAACCAGCCGCTAAGGGTCctacatttggtatcagagtgggttcactttaggaggactaaccgccgaacgaagaaTACAAGATGGCCGAACCGAGCATCTACccatcgaagttcgagggggaattcgtgagttggaagaaaaagatggaggcaTTCTTTAAGACaaattttgatttacttttaataatgaaattcagtTTTATAGCACCTAAGggtaaagaagaatatcaatggatgaagaaggagcaaaccAACTTCGTGACAAACGACAAAGTAAAGTTTCACCTGCTTAGcgttttaccacctcaagaagtcaaccggattggagcctatgagtcagccaaggagctctgggagaaattactggaactacacgaagggacctcggaAGCAAAACTCGCGAGACGGAATTTGCTCAAGAGCCAGATCAGCAACATCaagttagaagaaggtgaaaccgttgcacaccttcactcaagaataaaagaactcatcaccgaactcacgaatctcgaagaaaaggtaagcaacaaagattcgctaaggtacgcgctt is from Zingiber officinale cultivar Zhangliang chromosome 7B, Zo_v1.1, whole genome shotgun sequence and encodes:
- the LOC122004532 gene encoding zinc finger MYM-type protein 1-like — translated: MLNVTQFLLKQGLSFRGHDESSNSLNRGNFLELLQWYSQRNKEVSKVVNQNAPGNNQMISPAIQKDLTRACASEITLSIIEDIGNNVFSLMVDESRDISVKEQMRVVLRYVNKRGQVIERFLAIVHVSDTSSRSFKDAIDALFVKHGLSLSRLRGQGYDGASNMRGEFNGLKSLILQENPYARYIHCFSHQLQLVIIAVAKSNLNANKVNTFCELNEIPVPDMKDNCLIGGRSRRRRQAIANLHYYRVEIFYQKLVRLCDLYPEDFSTNDCIVIEQQLQNFIHNIRQDPNFSRIEDLGSFAQKIIETLKNQVYPLVYRLIEMTLVLPVATTSVEREFSTMKTDLRNRMGDEWMNDSLVVYIEKDIFSTIENEQIL